The Leptidea sinapis chromosome 33, ilLepSina1.1, whole genome shotgun sequence genome includes the window GATTCATCTGCACTCTCTGAAAGCAGCGGGTGGGAGCACCCAATAGATAGGCTCACAATACATTATATGATCATGAACTATTACACAATGGGAAAAGTCGTCCCCACAACGTCGAGCTTGTACTCCGCTCTGGCTTTTAAGTTGCCTCGGTACGTAGACATCGGCGTTTTCAGAAATATTCTCGTACAGATGGGATATATGTGGAAAAAGTGTGGGCCGAAGGTTTGGCTTGTTTTAGAGAAACCTGAAATTACGTTCGGGCGCTACAGATATATGGCGGCCATTAAGAAGAGCCGAAAAGGTGATGTTTGCTTTATTGGCGGAGGAGCATTGCTGCGCAACGGTAGAATAGTTGATATCGATGAGAGTGATCAACTGGGAACGGAGGAGAATCAACACCGCTTCCTTCTCGTCTTGCGGAAGGATACTATTGAGCACTACATACACGTGGAATCATTTAGCGAATGGACTGATTGGCTTCTACATACCGTAATGCCTGAATTGAAAAGTGGAACTACAATTGTTTTCGAAAATTCCCGCTATTTCAAAATCAAACTTTGTGAAACGCCAACCATTAATAGTCTCAAAATAGATATGATAAAATGGCTTGAATACCACAATATTCCATATGCGGATACGATGACGAAGTTGGAACTTTTCACTTTGGTGACTAAAATGACCGATATCAGTGCGAATATGTTCGTTGCGGATACCTTGCTAAAGAGCCGTGGATGTCAGACATTGCACATAGTGAGCTGTATTGATCGAGTGTCCCCCGTAACTATGATAAAACGATTTCTCGAGGACATCAGAGCTCCTGAAGATGGCCTATCTCAAGCTTCTATAGATAGTCTGACGTCCAACATCCAAAACCTATCGTCCGAATTAATTGAAGAATTCCACGATGCCGTCATAAAGGAGGAAGACAAAATAATATCGTACGATAGTCAAGTAGAGGCAATATGGGATGAAATAATggtatttatgaaaaaatgcaGGGAAGTGAGTCATAGTTCGATGGAGATCGATAACTTCTTGCCAACCTGCAACCCGTACGAGTgaacaataaaaacttattaaaccTATTTCTTTTACATAGACGTTtccattgtattttatttatttatttaacactaatttttttagttgcataataatattattacattaaatgatAAATTACAAGTGCTGGCTTAATTAACACACAATTCAAAAACATAGACATGCATTATTtcctatttatattatcattaaaaattacaaaaatgagCACATTAATTTATTGTTCAGTGACAAAACAGACTTAAAATTAGcactgtttattttatttaatgaaaaaatacttataaataacgAAAGCTTGTctgaaaaatatcaatatcaacttatttttctttttctttcttaaTAGTAGTCGTCATGACACCAATACGTTTCTTATgtgttcatttatatttacagcATTAATTTACGGAGTATAGTGCCCATGACATGAGTGTGTGCTTATTTCTACGAATGGTATAAAAGACGACGGCCTTATTGCAAATATTTAATGGGGCACGAATATTTAATTGATCAAGATCGAGGAGCTTTGTGACTGAATATTAAAGTAACTTAATTTAGCCTCGTCACCCCTAAGAGTTGTAATTTAATGGTCGTATTTATAACCATTCTCACGCGGTTCGTAAGGACCAATGCGAGTGGGTGCATGTGCGGCAGGGCTTAGGAAGTATAGTGCcagagaaaataataataactaaatataacCAAACGATCATGATGATTTTGAGTAAATTTTCCTACCTATTTGTCTATTTAAAAACTTATAGGGTTCAAGAAAAAAAgccttgataatattataatgataaataattagAACTCACTGAGAGTGTTATTAAAGTCTCCGTAATTTTGTTAAGGTGTAAAATCCCGCCGAGCACGCTTAgcttatataacaatatactGTGAAGTGAACGAGGCCACCGGTTCTAACTATTCCGCATTGCCAGCGGATTGTATTAAAGTTTATACTTGCAGTGCAATGTATTAACACAATATAACATTCGTcgaattgtattattttgtttttataagacTGGACATAAAAGAGCATTCGATAAGAACTAGTAAATTTATACCGCTACCAGTCCAGGGCTTTAGGTCCGGTTTCCACCCAAGTGGAATTTCCACCACAGCGGGCTGCCTGATCGCTCGCCTACACGAAATTCTGCACCGCCGCGTTGCAAAATTTTAAAGACAAATGAAACATCTCCTCTCatctccgcttgatccatttccactgAAGCtcagcggagaggagatgtaatgaaatctgattggttatcaaagaAGGCATTATGAGGTAGAAGAGCTGCTGACATTGACCGACTCATACACTGCGATGAAACAACTCGGATTAGCTAATGTCTGAACAATGAACCGTAGCGCGATCGTGTGACGTCACTTGTCTGTGCCCGCGAGCTGTTTGCATCTCATTTTGATCTGGAGACAGTCTCACGAGCATGTGTTTACTCCAACACACACTCGAGACGTCTGACTAACGCACATTGTTGCTGTAAACTTTCTCAAATACGACTTTACGTTTTGTATATTCGGTGGATGGGGCTtacagtggaaggctcctttgcacaggatgccggctagattatgggtaccacaacggcgcttattcctgctgtgaagcagttatcgttctgaagggcgccggagctagtgaaattgcaaatgagacttaatatcttatgtccaAAAGTGACGGGTGCTgtggtagtgccgctcagattttttttttctttggggctttcaagaatcctgagcggcactgcattctaatgggcagagcgtataaattaccatcagctgaacgtcctgctcgtctcgtcccttataaaaaaaagtccgtcagcaaaaaataatagatagttacacacatcaaaaaagtcgaAGCAacatgtattaatttaaattttagagtagtttttcacattataccgtattttatttttaaaataatatttttagggtcctatgatgtaaaaataacagctgttgtctttataagttcttttaataacagaaattaacaatattagaatatactgcagaaactaaggtacataagcaactaaacattttttttaacaaaatgaaatttctaaagaaaatgaatttattgtgaaagaataggataattttatacaaagtatggcctcctctgctattcaaaACTTGTCGGCaatgattattcattgaattaatgagtcTATGTAATCTTGCGGTAATCGCTCCCAATGAAATtttagcaaatccttcagctgttgggttctTGTCACTCcatccaagtccttcaaaagacgtctctggagcatgtcccatacgtgctcgatggggttgaagTCTGGCGATcctgcaggccagggcaatacccggacgttctccgttgccaagtattgactggttcgccgaactgtatgtgaacgcgcattgtcatgcattaacggaaaatcggagccaaaggtttgtgcgaatggatggacataaggtctgataatatcctcaacgtaattttagCGTTCATGTTTCTATTTACAAAAAGAGCCCAGTTCGCCTGTttttcataatacccgcccatatcATAAccgttgagccgctgtatggatgaactttctgaatgcacctgagcctttcagtatttccgggccgacggtactCTCACACCCTTTTTGTATCaagcctaaacccgaatcgcgactcatcggaaaacataatgttatcccattgttcctgggtccatgttctgcatTCTCTACACCATTAATTtagacgagcgcgattcccgtgacgtatcggtgggcacctaattgggcgtcgagctcgtaggtcGTACTTCTGTAGCCGAATTCGCACACTTTGGGGACtcacatcaacaccacttgaattttgtagcctcaaacttatctctcgagcggttaacatcggctggcgtcttgcagtcagttgtatgtaccggtcttgccgagtggttgtactccttttaaggcctgaatgctgttcagcgggttcccttgtacgacgtcgctccatgacgcaaagaatatctaacaattcaattttgtcgctagatttatttaaatggttggtaaaattataaaatcaagactaaacgtggcaataaaaacgcacttaaattcaaacaaattaattccctttcatttaattttatgaaaaaaacaaaatataatcgaaattatttttaaaaacagccagtcatcaataacaaaaaagtttacatacctatgcactttgagtgaataaagacttagaaatttattataaataaattaatgataaatttgtaatatcatgcatgttgcttagacgtttttgatgtgtgtattttacACACCcttagtaccgtttacctgccaaagccacctGAGGCAAGAGGTTGGAACTATCAAAATTGTATGGCTAGTAAGGAAACATCctatgacgtaagtaaaattataatttgattgaagGTTGTTGGAAGTATGAACGCatactttcagcttttataaaatagcgTAGGTCTGGGGCCCACGGGCTGTTGCTCTATTACTGTTACTGTAACATTCTATTTTATTGTCATTTTGTATCAAAGATAATCGCTCGGGTGGCCCAATAATGGAAGGTATCGAACAAATCGTTAAACAAGTTGAAAAACTTATTCTAACAGGTCCCCGTGTCACAGTATGTTTTATTGCCGAAGAAACAAATTTCGACCGGTAGCGTGCATAGCATTTTACATAAACGCTTGAGGATGTCAAAAATTATCGCGTGCTGGGTTCGCAGTAAGCTAAccaatacacaaaaataaaataagaatatatcCCGAGGTTTTTTAGAACTGTAATACCATGTTCCTAAACATGTACGAAACGTGGCTTTACCATTATGATCCAGTAATTTTTACAGTCTACCTGGAAGAGACTATCATCTCCAACCCTTAAGAAATTTAAGGACAGTCGGTCGGCTGGAAATATCCTGGGCTGTCTTTTCTGGGATAATAATGAAGTTAAGAAAATGTTCTGTTCCATCAAGTGATCTTTTGCTATAGCCCGCACTACCTTCTTGAAAAGTGCATATACATCTCAATTAAGTCCTAGTTTATGTTTTTACGCTTTCCAGGTCAAAGATTTGTTTACGACTTATATATGTTTAGCAATTCACACGGCTTTTTTATCGAGGTGGGTTAGGTATATACTCTCTCCTCTCCCCTCGCTGTAATTCACTAAACTGTCCATTTAAAACATTTCCAAACACTTAAAACAGTCCATTTTTTGTTACAGTTGCTTGTGTTGCTCCGAGAGGAAGAAATGGATTTTTAGGCTGAACTAATTTTAGACTCGATACTATTTCGttaatgtttttatcatattcAACAAACAGCGATGCCCTAGACTTTATTTCGTCGTTGAAGGAAATGGGAATCACACGTGACAATGAATTTTCCTGTTCATTTTTGTACCTGTAACAATGTGTCTGGAAGGGTGTGTACATGGACATAGTCATCTCAGATTAGGTAAGCGCTATGGAAGTGTTAAAACACTGGTTTATGCtcataataatatcatgtaGCATGTGTTAGATTATTAAGATTTtacgttattatttaataataataaagaggtAAATAactctgaataaatatatataaaatatgtttagacATCTTAAATACTACTATCTTAATAAGCTACTAAGTCTACTAAGGTTTCGTTGGTTCGGTGCTGTCAGGCTCAGACACATTTGGCTCGTGGCTGCTGCACCGAACGGACACATCAGAGTtaagtacttataattatattattcattattttctgTTATGATATTATCCTAATAcctattaataatctaatagcgTCACCCCTTGTGAATATTAAATGAGGTTAGTAAGTgctattttagtattttaacttGTTTGATGTATATTGTACAAAGATTAtactgtatattttgtaatattcaaAAGATGAGCTGGGAGGTTTTTGCtggttcttctccccatgtcaaagctcctTTACGAACCGATGTAGAGTcatgaagtaataaaaatattatatttcaaagaaTAAGGTGGTTTACTTGAATATAAAGGTAGTTAGATTTTCATAATAGCTTTACTTGTAATTTCTATACATAATACTCTATTTCTCATAGCCATACTAACACGTCGTTGCGTAGCGGAGTAGTAGTTGCGCGAAGGCTCGTTTAGTCTGTTGTTGACGTAGTGATGACGTGAGAGCTGCGGGGCGGGGAAACCAGTCAATTCCTTCTGTGCGCACTCACCTGTTCTAGTACTTAAATtaactaaggctgagatctatacagCGTAAGCAGGCTTTGCTCAGAATTTACTTTcgtaaaactcagctgagttCAAGCTTATCGCAatctttaaaagtttttattaatttttgcttacgcCCATCGGGGTCTCCCGTAGGCCGGGGGCCCCTATAATTGATACGGTGAATACAGCGGTGGCTACGCCCCTGAGCAATGTATGAGGTTGCTATTATAGATCTCAGCTTTAGTCCATTAATTTACTGTCATCACATATCAGTTACTGTACTTCGTGACAGAACTTAGTTTGCAAtgcaagtattattttaattttagattgtAAAGACTTAACACGTCTGCTCACTGTGAGTTTTGGATCGGCGAgggatatataataataatacatgggacacactaaaagttttgcacttctagctaatcggaaccaCGCCGTTGTCGGTCCCAAGCCCGAATGAGAAAGGAGGAGGGTTGGTGTGGAGGAGACCTACCCGTGCTGTAAAACAGTCAACACCGAGTATCGGGCGGTGGTAACTAACCCGACATCCCTGTGTGGACATTAACGGCGGTAACCAGCGACCGTGAGGATCTAAATACCCTCTAAAAAGACTGACGCGGAAGGATGTGGGAGCCCACCGCGCTTATTTTCCCATGAAAACCACCCTTATGGAATCAGAAACAGAAAAAGTGAGTATGTTTGGCGACCCGACTAACCATCGGCTCCACCCAGTACCCGGGCTGGATGGTGTGAAATTGACGACCGAAGCTTCCCCTAATATCGAGAACACCTCAATTCGAACCCATCGTCGCATTGGCACTTGGAACGTCCGAGGTCTGCTAATGGCGGGCAAACTGGCCATCGTGGAAAAGGAAATGGAATCACTTAACATCTCCATACTGCGCGTTGCTGAAACTCACATGCGTGGTAATGGCTACTACAACACTACGGCGGGGAACACCATGTACTTCTCGGGCTGTGAAGATTCGAGTAGGAACGGGGTCGGAATCATATTACCGCCACACATGAATAAGTATGTCCTTGGTTATAACCCGGTGTCGAATAGAATCCTGACAACGAAGCTGAACACCAAACCGTGTGTGctgaatattttacaaatatacgCGCCGACGGCACAAGCTCAAGATGAGGTAATTGACGACTTTTATGGGAAACTGGAGGAAACGCTGAATTCAATTCGGGTCGGGAAATTAAAATGATCCTTGGTGACTGGAATGCCAAAGTCGGTAGTACACTTGCGGACGACCATATCAGAAGCACAGTTGGAAAATTTTGACTTGTCATTAGAAATGAACGGGGTGAAAAACTGATCGAGTTCTGTACAGCCAGAAGTCTCAGTATTATGAACACGTATTTTCAACATCATCCAAGACGTTTATACACATGGAGATCTCCAGGCGATAGGCACAGTAATCAAATCGACTATATCATTCTAGATACCCGCTGGAGATCCTCAGTTTCGAATGTGAAAACCTATCCCGGCGCAGAGTGCGGCTCTGACCATAACCTACTCGTGACCAATTTCTCGCTCCGCTTAAAGGCGCCTAGACGCCAATCGCCAAAACCCAGAAGCCTGCATCCTTCTGAGCGACCTTTCTTCCGGGTGGCGTTAGAGGCCAATCTAAGGGATGACCCAGCGCATGAACACGCTAACGCTGATACTCAGTGGAAACATTTGAAAGGTCATATCAACGATGAACTGGACCAGATCTCAAAGCGGAAAATGCTGGAGCGGAGGAGAGGATGCTGGATCTCCAATTGTTCATGGGAGCTCATTCAACGCAGGAAACACTTAAAAACCAGGGGGGAACTACAAGATCATGAAGTAATGACAGAATACTCGGGGCTTAGCAGAGCCATCCAAGGCAGTTGTCGCCGCGAGAAGAACAACTTCATTGAGGGCATCTGCAGCGACATTGAGAAACATTCGAACAAGCTACAAACTGCAGACCTTTTCAGGAAGGTTAGAGTCCTTTCCAAGCAGTTCAAAACTAAATTGTGGATTATAGAAGATGCCGACGGCACTGTACTACACAAGCTCGACCACATTGCTGAAAGATGGCGTACCTACTGTCAGTAGTTATACACTTAACGCCCGAAGTTACCCCGGTTTGGAGGGCCCTATCACTCCAGCCCATGATTCTTGGTTCCAAGATATCTAATGCTCTACAGTCTCTCAAGAAAAGGAAGGCACCAGGAAGCGACCAAATAACAGCAGAAGtggcctcgtggacgcagtccaacacgatggtccgaccagatccgctccgccctcgactctacaGTTCACAATGCttttcacaccgccagagacaaGAATAGATGGAGAGTGATCATACGAGAGAAAAtgatacagaggggtggtcacgacACTCAGTACTGAGGATGCAGGGAGGAggagctaatcggaactatttgaatttcaaatgttatattttttggaacgTTGCatccttcttagtaataaaaaaaacaattggcgggaaatcatttgtcaatttttaTCACATaaaaagttctacgtacgcaacgaaaatgaaTTAAGTCGAAAGGATTATAGAGCGAGGATTTCTTATGATtctaaaagttctctctctctgtAAGACTAGCGGCACAGCCTtgcttcaaaatgcttttgggagagaagcaccttgcttgaacACCGTGAGACGATGGTTTGCTggatttgagagaggtcgggtttctttatatgacgaatttcgtgaagggcggcctttaACTGCCGTCATTGAAagtaatgtggctactgttaagcggctcattgaagaaaacccgcggattacctatgagacaattcgggGACTAttgggattggtatgagccaaattcagaaaattttacacgaacaattgaaagtttggaaactttgctgtcgttggatccctcatgaactgacagcggagcagaagcgggctcgcgtggaatggtgttcacagatgctaatgaagtatgACCACGGAttttctaatgctgtttatgacattgtcacagcaGACGatacgtggatttattgttttgaacccgaaaaaaaaacagcaatcttgtgaataggtgtttgaaaatgagaacaggccaacaacaGTGAAGCAGGCGAGAagcgttggtaaaaaaataatcgaatttttttctcagctatgggtcccatctgcacaattccacttgaaaaGAGTGTAAATGTCGAGACCAAAAAGCCgtgttctcctacatcatgtcATCTTCTCctacgcttcttcacacacggccaacaaaactagcAGCAAACAATCAGCAcatagaaaacatgccttcaggtctgtggtcctcctgttttaaaaaatgcttCCATTgcctaaaaaatatttaaaatgtaaaatagagtattttgaaaatcaataaacataatattttggttataacatgttgtttttgtaagttacacaaaacttttagtgtgacctacgtatctATGTATCCTGATATTTCTTAGTATCTTGTAAATAATACGAAAAAATAAGCACTACTcaatcttttcaaaaatttgttAAGCATATTTTAGCCagcatcctttgcacaggatgctggctagattatgggtaccacaacggcacctttttgtgccgtgaagcagtaatttgtaaacattactgtgttttggtctactgaaattactgggcaaatgagacttaactctCTCTCTCAGtttaaggtgacaagcgcaatcgtagtgccgctcagagtttttgggattttcaagaatcacgtatagattaccatcagctgaacgtcctgctcgtctcatcctttattgtcatatttttttttatttcgattcaaGTTGAAGGACTTCCCTTTTAAGTCCGCAGAGCCTGTGCTAGGAAAGACCGTTAAACCGGAAGGGGTTTACCTTCCTCAAAGTAAACATAAACAGGCTTGCGATGTCCTTACTGTGTATTTTCAAAGGTATAATGAACCGGCGGACTAGGATGGATATTTAGCAGGAAAAAGCAAGtttgcaatatatttattttcactctttgtatttttaaatgtaacctTACACACATGATCCGTTTATAACTCTTAACGATAAAATTTCGTGACAATGCAAAATGGGgaaaaagcaatttatttttcgATAATGTGTAATCTCTCTTGTACCCAACAAATTTTCCAGCAACGTAATAACATTTGCGTTCGATTTTGAATaactgtataaaatatttcctaACCTTTTAAAGAtgatctataattattattatttgtagatACTAATAATGTTACCAAATCTTACTTCTAATGAGTGTGTACTCATttgttttttcgtttttttttattacaatttattaaacacaagtgctgacccggcaaacgttgttttgaatttgttttgaaccatataaattaagtaccctgAGCCCGTTCTGTatttctaagttaaaaaaaattggttccGAATTTGTACTCACCATaaatcatatactaaaaccGTCTCCAAAATATGCTGCAGCTTATGGTTTGATTATAACGATCGGtttagtagttttcgcagtcCAACCGAAGGAGAAAAAGGCtcttcattaattaataaagataatatccACCAAACACATTTATTATGGACAgcggcataaaaaggcataacaggcatttattttctcaaaattgaattctttagaattctttttgatgccatttttaatatactagatacaactaccgcttcgaaaacaaatggcactctgagagagaagaagtgcgGTATATAATATACGCCGtgtataatcataatctagttagtcccaggctgtcggatcactctgatattcagctgtggagtagtaggatttacggacggagccatttttgtaataaaacatttaaatttatttaaagataatgccatttacccttaaagttattatgtatgaTATGAAACcaactagaataagttacaagcaatcccttatttctctATTAATCTCTTTTTGctttattattttgtcataTGTATAATAGAAAAGCACATACAGgtacatattaattttatttccaatatttgttttgtatggacagaatttctatgagagaatttattgactcaCTATGACTCACAGactgacagttctgctgtgaaacaatttcattatcattatcattaataattcttgatgttatgagtGGTTGCGTTCATCAGTGCGCATCCTACCTGCACAGGTAAAATAtcgattttttaaatcattttaagaagtttttttttattatttttattgaaatttccACAACGTAAATCCAGATatcataataaaacttaaaattaacttGTCACATAGTCCATATGACGTCCGGAAGAGTGAGAGAGATAGGATATCTGGCCTACCTGAAATGCTTATTTTCCTGACGTTGCTAGCTCTCGTACTATtaggtgaaaagaatattcctaccaaatttcaagtctttagctctaaatatcttatatatatatatatagatttacagaacaacgtcagtcGGGTCAGCCAGTTACTTTATATGATTCACTCACCACGTATTCAGTATCAGTCTATTAAGATTATTCAgagtaattttaattactaaaGAAAATATTCTTACAAACCTTGTAGGCACTTTCTATCAAGGGCACGTCTATCTTACTTACCATACTGACATGACAGTAATGAATACTACAAATAGCGTTCATAATCTATTGCCATTCGTAATCGGAGTAGGGAACAATAATAATGAACCGCAAGCATCCACAATAATGGCTCACATTATATAAACTTAGCAGAGTTGACGGTTGTTAcaactttgttttatttcacaATTATCTTTGTCTCGAAGTATTTTGTGGTAATTCAACAACTCTTGTCATTATGCTTCCGGCGGAGTTGCttcaaatta containing:
- the LOC126974663 gene encoding uncharacterized protein LOC126974663 isoform X4 translates to MADIQEAVPSTSTSVKNDQNEEVIEYGKQSTRMMQCILRNISQPNFLNTSKAKSKCKSSYLTGFLSQRLDSSALSESSGWEHPIDRLTIHYMIMNYYTMGKVVPTTSSLYSALAFKLPRYVDIGVFRNILVQMGYMWKKCGPKVWLVLEKPEITFGRYRYMAAIKKSRKGDVCFIGGGALLRNGRIVDIDESDQLGTEENQHRFLLVLRKDTIEHYIHVESFSEWTDWLLHTVMPELKSGTTIVFENSRYFKIKLCETPTINSLKIDMIKWLEYHNIPYADTMTKLELFTLVTKMTDISANMFVADTLLKSRGCQTLHIVSCIDRVSPVTMIKRFLEDIRAPEDGLSQASIDSLTSNIQNLSSELIEEFHDAVIKEEDKIISYDSQVEAIWDEIMVFMKKCREVSHSSMEIDNFLPTCNPYE